In Prosthecomicrobium sp. N25, one DNA window encodes the following:
- a CDS encoding 1-aminocyclopropane-1-carboxylate deaminase/D-cysteine desulfhydrase, translating to MKTPADFPTVPLGFLPTPIEPLGRLSAELGIDLAIKRDDFTGFGGGGNKVRKLEFLMAEALAIGAGVLITTGGHQSNHARMVAAAARKFGMEAVLVLRGNPPTAYQGNLLLDRLFGATLEFLEPTEYFTLVEPRMAAHAEAARAAGKVPYVIPLGGATPTGALGYVRAVEEMDAQLKAAALPPPDVVVAPTGSGGTLAGLKLGALRHWPGTRVIGVSVSRDKAWFQDRIAQMVNAAAELLEWPERTAPADIEVDDGHVGTAYGVPSPGGNAAVSRLGLTEGLLLDPVYTGKAMHGLFDMVASGVIPQKASVIFVHCGGSPALYPFSDSLLGA from the coding sequence ATGAAGACCCCGGCCGATTTCCCGACCGTCCCCCTCGGCTTCCTGCCGACCCCCATCGAACCGCTCGGCCGCCTCTCCGCCGAACTCGGCATCGATCTCGCCATCAAGCGCGACGACTTCACCGGATTCGGCGGCGGCGGCAACAAGGTGCGCAAGCTCGAATTCCTGATGGCCGAGGCGCTCGCGATCGGCGCCGGGGTGCTGATCACGACCGGGGGTCACCAGTCGAACCATGCCCGCATGGTGGCGGCGGCGGCGCGCAAGTTCGGCATGGAGGCCGTGCTGGTGCTGCGCGGCAATCCGCCGACCGCCTACCAGGGCAATCTCCTGCTCGACCGGCTGTTCGGCGCCACCCTCGAATTCCTGGAGCCGACCGAGTATTTCACGCTCGTCGAGCCGCGCATGGCCGCCCATGCCGAGGCCGCCCGCGCGGCCGGCAAGGTGCCCTACGTGATCCCGCTCGGCGGCGCGACCCCGACCGGCGCACTCGGTTATGTCCGCGCCGTCGAGGAGATGGATGCGCAGCTGAAGGCCGCGGCCCTGCCGCCTCCGGACGTGGTCGTGGCCCCGACCGGCTCGGGCGGCACGCTCGCCGGCCTGAAGCTCGGCGCGCTCCGGCACTGGCCCGGCACGCGGGTGATCGGCGTCAGCGTCAGCCGGGACAAGGCCTGGTTCCAGGACCGCATCGCCCAGATGGTCAACGCCGCCGCCGAGCTGCTGGAATGGCCGGAGCGCACGGCCCCCGCCGACATCGAAGTCGATGACGGTCACGTCGGCACGGCCTACGGCGTCCCGAGCCCCGGCGGCAACGCGGCCGTCTCCCGGCTGGGCCTGACCGAGGGCCTGCTGCTCGATCCGGTCTATACCGGCAAGGCCATGCACGGCCTCTTCGACATGGTCGCCTCCGGGGTCATTCCGCAGAAGGCCAGCGTCATCTTCGTCCATTGCGGCGGCAGCCCGGCTCTCTACCCCTTTTCCGACAGCCTGCTCGGAGCCTGA
- a CDS encoding sulfurtransferase, translated as MTEPKSIVISAEALRARLGEPGLLLVDTRDRAAWRKATLPGAVHLDVYDYFIPRSDAAGLADLQRAAWAGLTAVGADKARTVVFFETATGMISPRGLWFHEHAGLGGGLILDGGYEAWVAAGGPVAPGTGADAAITGGAAGPAPPAPRADLYAGVDDILAREPGTVVLDVRRPTEHTGSFVHPCCARPGRIPDSVLLFYEDLLADGRYRAPDEIAARARAAGLTPETPVIIYCHRGARAATALYGLRLAGFAGDGRVFVGSWHEWAERGELFAATGVEEDPLP; from the coding sequence ATGACCGAACCGAAGAGCATCGTCATCTCGGCCGAGGCGCTGCGCGCGCGGCTCGGCGAACCCGGACTGCTCCTCGTCGACACGCGCGACCGCGCCGCCTGGAGAAAGGCGACCCTGCCCGGCGCCGTGCATCTCGACGTCTACGACTACTTCATCCCCCGGAGCGACGCCGCCGGCCTCGCCGACCTACAGCGCGCCGCCTGGGCGGGCCTGACTGCGGTAGGCGCCGACAAGGCCCGGACGGTGGTGTTCTTCGAAACCGCCACCGGCATGATCAGTCCGCGAGGCTTGTGGTTCCATGAGCATGCGGGTCTCGGCGGAGGCCTGATCCTGGACGGCGGATACGAGGCCTGGGTTGCGGCCGGCGGACCGGTCGCGCCCGGCACGGGCGCCGATGCGGCGATCACCGGCGGCGCGGCCGGCCCGGCGCCTCCGGCGCCGCGCGCCGATCTCTACGCCGGGGTCGACGACATCCTGGCCCGCGAGCCCGGGACGGTCGTCCTCGACGTGCGCCGGCCGACCGAACACACCGGCAGCTTCGTCCATCCCTGCTGCGCCCGCCCCGGCCGCATCCCGGATTCGGTCCTGCTCTTCTACGAGGATCTCCTGGCCGACGGCCGCTACCGCGCGCCGGACGAGATCGCCGCGCGGGCTCGCGCGGCGGGGCTCACCCCCGAGACCCCGGTCATCATCTATTGCCACCGCGGCGCCCGGGCGGCGACCGCGCTCTACGGCCTTAGGCTCGCCGGCTTTGCGGGCGACGGCCGCGTCTTCGTCGGCTCGTGGCACGAGTGGGCCGAGCGCGGCGAACTCTTCGCCGCCACAGGGGTCGAGGAGGATCCGCTCCCGTGA